In Collimonas arenae, a single genomic region encodes these proteins:
- a CDS encoding TetR/AcrR family transcriptional regulator produces the protein MKEKRQILIDTATRLFSQDGYHAVGIDRILAEAGVAKMTLYKYFPSKRELVVEVLQERMEMCASSLSLFLEKFDTPMEKLHGVFMWHDKWFREVNFTGCMFAAAAAEFHGSDNAILRTAASQKKGLTDLIKNLLDPLVGKTVAMKLARQIVMLLDGATLAAHVAGRKNAANDAWSVAQEIVLLEHSKLQTA, from the coding sequence ATGAAAGAAAAACGACAGATACTTATTGATACGGCAACCCGGCTCTTTTCCCAAGATGGCTACCATGCAGTGGGCATAGACCGCATCCTGGCGGAGGCAGGTGTAGCCAAGATGACGTTATACAAATACTTCCCGTCGAAGAGAGAACTGGTGGTCGAGGTATTGCAAGAACGCATGGAGATGTGCGCGAGTTCGCTTTCCCTGTTTCTCGAAAAATTCGATACACCGATGGAAAAACTGCACGGCGTGTTCATGTGGCACGACAAATGGTTTCGCGAGGTCAACTTTACCGGATGCATGTTTGCCGCCGCCGCCGCCGAATTCCACGGCTCCGACAACGCCATCTTGCGCACTGCCGCCAGTCAGAAAAAAGGCCTGACCGACCTTATCAAGAACCTACTGGACCCCTTGGTCGGGAAAACCGTCGCCATGAAACTGGCGCGGCAAATAGTCATGCTGCTCGACGGCGCCACGCTCGCAGCGCATGTCGCCGGCAGGAAAAACGCCGCCAACGATGCCTGGAGCGTCGCACAGGAGATTGTCCTGCTTGAGCACTCCAAGCTTCAGACTGCTTAG
- a CDS encoding PAS domain-containing protein: protein MSTAIDLGQLVQAVGDAIVISDAKGAITLWNPAAQRMFGFTSEEALGKSLDLIIPERQRQRHWDGYQKTMDTGITRYGNDVLRVPAVHKDGHTLSIAFTVALLYTPEHKVAAIVAVIRDESSRFAEDRALRKRLAELEARVAAQATESS from the coding sequence ATGAGTACTGCAATCGATCTCGGGCAACTGGTGCAAGCCGTCGGCGATGCCATCGTGATTTCCGACGCCAAAGGCGCCATCACTTTGTGGAATCCAGCCGCGCAACGGATGTTCGGTTTTACCAGTGAAGAAGCGTTGGGAAAGTCGCTCGATTTGATTATTCCGGAACGCCAGCGCCAGCGTCACTGGGATGGCTATCAAAAAACCATGGATACCGGAATCACGCGCTACGGCAATGATGTGCTGCGCGTGCCGGCGGTGCACAAGGATGGCCACACTTTGTCGATCGCGTTTACCGTCGCCTTGTTGTATACGCCCGAACATAAGGTGGCGGCTATCGTCGCCGTTATCCGCGATGAAAGCAGCCGCTTTGCCGAGGACCGCGCCTTGCGCAAACGCCTGGCGGAACTGGAGGCCAGGGTAGCGGCGCAGGCGACTGAATCCAGCTAA
- the oxlT gene encoding oxalate/formate MFS antiporter, protein METSNSKSAANRWIQLIIGIICMGLVANLQYAWTLFVTPMDAKHHWGQAAIQLSFSIFIVTETWLVPIEGWLVDKFGPRPVIAAGAIFAAAGWVINSMATSLFELYAAAIIAGIGAGCVYGTCVGNALKWFPDKRGLAAGMTAAGFGAGAAVTVIPIANMIQSSGYERAFLFFGILQGVCIFLLAMLMVRPAPPKGIVVSKKLTMTKIDYKAGQMIRTPVFWVMYLMFVAVAAGGLMATAQLAPIAKDFGIAKLPITLLGVTLPLLTMTLSIDNLCNGFTRPLCGFISDKIGRENTMFIVFVGEGLALLGLMQYGHNPYAFMVFAALIFLFWGEIFSIFPAICADTFGSKYASGNAGTLYTAKGTAALLVPLTSVLSAGGAWDRVFIIAAAITIVAGLSAKLVLAPMRKRWVEKSVPEVVVAPVAEKRVNGSSVIEHSA, encoded by the coding sequence ATGGAAACCAGTAATTCCAAGAGTGCCGCTAATCGGTGGATTCAACTGATTATCGGCATCATCTGCATGGGCTTGGTCGCGAATTTGCAGTACGCATGGACCTTGTTCGTGACGCCGATGGATGCCAAGCACCATTGGGGGCAGGCGGCGATTCAACTGTCATTCTCAATTTTCATTGTGACCGAAACCTGGCTGGTGCCGATCGAAGGCTGGCTGGTCGACAAATTCGGGCCTCGCCCGGTGATTGCGGCAGGCGCGATTTTTGCCGCCGCCGGCTGGGTGATCAATTCGATGGCGACCAGCCTGTTCGAGCTGTATGCGGCGGCGATTATCGCCGGCATCGGAGCCGGTTGCGTGTACGGCACTTGCGTCGGTAACGCGCTGAAATGGTTTCCGGATAAACGCGGCCTGGCGGCGGGCATGACGGCTGCGGGTTTTGGCGCCGGCGCCGCCGTGACAGTGATCCCGATTGCCAACATGATCCAGAGCTCCGGCTATGAACGCGCTTTCCTGTTTTTTGGCATCTTGCAGGGCGTCTGTATTTTCCTGCTGGCGATGCTGATGGTCAGGCCGGCGCCGCCGAAAGGGATTGTGGTGTCGAAAAAACTCACCATGACCAAGATCGACTACAAGGCCGGACAAATGATCAGGACCCCGGTGTTCTGGGTGATGTACCTCATGTTCGTGGCGGTGGCAGCAGGCGGTCTGATGGCAACGGCGCAACTGGCGCCGATCGCCAAGGATTTCGGTATCGCCAAATTACCGATCACCTTGCTTGGCGTGACCTTGCCACTGCTGACCATGACGCTCTCCATCGACAACTTGTGCAACGGTTTCACTCGTCCTCTGTGCGGCTTTATTTCAGACAAGATCGGTCGCGAAAATACCATGTTCATTGTCTTTGTCGGCGAAGGACTTGCTTTGCTGGGCTTAATGCAATACGGCCACAATCCCTATGCATTCATGGTGTTCGCCGCCCTGATATTCTTGTTCTGGGGCGAGATATTTTCCATTTTTCCAGCGATTTGCGCCGACACCTTTGGCAGTAAATATGCATCGGGGAATGCCGGTACGCTATACACCGCAAAGGGAACGGCGGCCTTGCTGGTGCCGCTGACTTCTGTGCTGTCGGCAGGTGGTGCCTGGGATCGGGTCTTCATCATTGCAGCCGCTATTACCATCGTCGCCGGTCTCTCCGCCAAGTTGGTATTGGCGCCGATGCGCAAGCGCTGGGTGGAAAAGTCGGTGCCGGAGGTCGTCGTTGCACCAGTGGCGGAGAAGCGCGTCAACGGTTCTTCGGTGATTGAACACTCGGCTTAG
- a CDS encoding MoaF-related domain-containing protein — translation MLLKSIVRTSLFAALQLGLVLQVSAKDATQNAATQDSVANTAVSTAVVSDADFPAAGKAVEVVFGDAIIDLNFKDLTTLSIFCRSGIFKGITETVQYTAVKIRPQVYMVYWHEPESKLNVVHVEDFEHGTVYTNVTYPDGKFVHFKGTIKIVGNAK, via the coding sequence ATGTTGCTGAAATCAATTGTAAGAACTTCACTGTTTGCGGCATTGCAACTGGGGCTGGTGCTGCAAGTGTCAGCTAAGGACGCTACTCAGAATGCAGCGACGCAGGACAGTGTCGCCAATACGGCCGTCTCCACGGCAGTAGTGAGCGATGCCGATTTTCCGGCCGCAGGTAAAGCGGTTGAAGTGGTGTTTGGCGACGCGATCATTGATTTGAATTTCAAGGATCTGACTACGCTGTCAATTTTTTGCCGGTCCGGCATATTCAAAGGCATTACCGAAACAGTGCAATACACGGCGGTCAAGATCCGTCCCCAGGTCTACATGGTGTATTGGCATGAGCCGGAATCGAAGCTGAATGTGGTGCATGTGGAAGACTTTGAACATGGCACGGTGTACACGAATGTCACCTATCCTGATGGGAAATTTGTTCACTTCAAAGGCACTATTAAAATTGTCGGGAACGCAAAATAA
- a CDS encoding thiamine pyrophosphate-binding protein, protein MMAAVISEPKVATSTTADDTLKRKSRDAGVVSGGHLVARALKNEGVDTIFTLCGGHIIDIYDGCIDEGIRIIDVRHEQVAAHAADGYARQTGKLGVVVTTAGPGCTNAVTGIATAFRSESPVLHIGGQGGITQHMMGSLQDLPHTEMMRPITKFSEGVRSTERVADMVSMAIRACFAGAPGPAYLEIPRDVLDREIEISKAVIPAAGQYRASVKSLGDVADIEKLADILVQAERPVVLYGGQVWSSRGHKEAIDLVRGLDIPAYFNGASRGLLPPGDPHHFDRTRREGFDKADVILIVGTPFDFRMGYGKRLGLNAKVIQIDQDYRTVGKNRDITLGLVGDPGTILGAVLQAASGRINKGAHEKRRAWMKQLQQLEATATEKLMPLFKSNSSPIHPYRVAYEINEFLNDDTIYIGDGGDVVTISAQAVRPRNPGQWMDPGALGSLGVGTGFAIAAGLANPEKEVMCYYGDGAFSMTSFDMETANRFGVPYIAVIGNNSAMNQIRYGQLAKYGEERGNVGNLLSDIPYGKFAEMLGGHGEEVRDPAQIAGALQRARDAVRKTRRCAVVNIWVDPAVYAPGTMAQTMYK, encoded by the coding sequence ATGATGGCAGCTGTGATATCCGAGCCGAAAGTGGCAACCAGTACGACCGCTGACGATACGCTCAAACGCAAGAGCCGGGACGCCGGCGTGGTGTCCGGCGGTCATCTGGTCGCCCGGGCGCTGAAGAACGAAGGTGTGGACACCATCTTTACCCTGTGCGGCGGCCATATCATCGATATCTACGACGGTTGCATCGACGAAGGCATCCGCATTATCGATGTCCGCCATGAGCAGGTTGCGGCCCACGCCGCCGACGGCTATGCGCGCCAGACCGGCAAGCTGGGCGTGGTGGTTACCACCGCCGGCCCGGGTTGCACCAACGCCGTCACCGGCATTGCTACCGCTTTTCGCTCGGAAAGCCCGGTGCTGCATATCGGCGGCCAGGGCGGTATCACCCAGCACATGATGGGATCGCTGCAAGATTTGCCGCATACAGAAATGATGCGGCCGATCACCAAATTTTCTGAAGGTGTGCGCTCCACGGAACGCGTGGCCGACATGGTGTCGATGGCGATCCGTGCGTGCTTTGCCGGCGCGCCTGGTCCGGCTTACCTGGAAATCCCGCGCGACGTGTTGGATCGTGAAATCGAGATTAGCAAAGCGGTGATTCCGGCCGCCGGCCAATATCGCGCTTCAGTCAAATCGCTGGGCGACGTTGCCGATATCGAGAAGCTGGCCGATATCCTGGTGCAGGCGGAACGTCCTGTGGTGCTATACGGTGGCCAGGTCTGGTCTTCGCGTGGCCACAAGGAGGCGATCGACCTGGTGCGCGGCCTGGATATTCCGGCCTATTTCAACGGTGCGTCGCGCGGTTTGCTGCCGCCGGGAGATCCGCACCACTTCGACCGTACCCGCCGCGAAGGTTTCGATAAAGCCGATGTGATCCTGATTGTCGGCACACCTTTCGATTTCCGCATGGGTTACGGCAAACGCCTTGGGCTCAACGCCAAAGTGATCCAGATCGACCAGGATTACCGTACCGTGGGCAAGAATCGCGATATCACGCTCGGACTGGTGGGAGATCCCGGCACCATTCTTGGCGCAGTATTGCAAGCCGCCAGCGGCCGCATCAACAAGGGTGCCCATGAAAAGCGGCGTGCCTGGATGAAGCAGCTGCAGCAACTAGAAGCGACCGCCACCGAAAAGCTGATGCCGCTGTTCAAATCAAACAGCTCGCCGATCCATCCTTACCGCGTGGCCTATGAAATTAACGAATTCTTGAACGATGACACCATCTACATCGGCGACGGCGGCGACGTTGTCACGATCTCGGCGCAAGCAGTGCGGCCGCGTAATCCGGGGCAATGGATGGATCCGGGTGCGCTTGGCAGCTTGGGGGTCGGCACCGGCTTTGCAATTGCAGCGGGCCTTGCCAATCCTGAGAAGGAAGTGATGTGCTACTACGGCGATGGCGCTTTCAGCATGACTTCCTTCGACATGGAAACCGCCAACCGCTTTGGCGTGCCCTACATCGCTGTCATCGGCAATAACTCGGCAATGAACCAGATCCGCTACGGCCAGCTGGCCAAGTACGGCGAAGAGCGGGGCAACGTCGGCAATCTGCTGAGCGATATCCCTTACGGAAAATTCGCCGAGATGCTAGGCGGTCATGGCGAAGAAGTACGCGATCCGGCGCAGATCGCCGGCGCTTTGCAAAGGGCGCGCGACGCCGTGCGCAAGACACGCCGTTGCGCCGTGGTGAATATCTGGGTCGATCCTGCCGTGTACGCACCGGGAACCATGGCGCAAACGATGTACAAATAA
- a CDS encoding Crp/Fnr family transcriptional regulator, whose product MSLIENHSEKNIIRVQLRQNNVLKALSESEMLELESQLIVVDGGKGEILLRQGVHEMEQYFILDGILKRVVTNQQAKEMILRFADERDMETSYAAWRLKTPAPYSIVCVSKARVAKLSLQQWAAFMERHPQLKQTFEYEVMRLMSEIMAHTITLHLLDAPGRVHRFLRKHAELYDRIPKKELATYLNISAETLSRLKHQGKI is encoded by the coding sequence ATGAGCCTCATAGAAAACCACTCAGAGAAAAACATCATTCGCGTGCAACTGCGTCAAAATAATGTTTTGAAGGCATTGAGCGAAAGCGAAATGCTTGAGCTGGAATCCCAGCTGATCGTGGTGGATGGCGGCAAAGGCGAAATCCTGCTGCGCCAGGGCGTACATGAAATGGAGCAATATTTCATCCTCGACGGCATACTCAAGCGCGTCGTCACCAATCAGCAAGCCAAGGAAATGATCCTGCGCTTTGCCGACGAGCGCGACATGGAGACCAGCTACGCCGCCTGGCGTCTGAAAACCCCCGCGCCTTACAGCATCGTCTGCGTCTCCAAGGCGCGGGTTGCCAAACTGTCATTGCAACAATGGGCGGCCTTCATGGAGCGCCATCCCCAGCTCAAACAAACCTTTGAATATGAAGTGATGCGCCTGATGAGCGAGATCATGGCGCACACCATTACCCTGCATCTGCTGGATGCTCCCGGCCGCGTGCACAGGTTTTTACGCAAACACGCCGAGCTCTATGACCGCATTCCTAAAAAGGAATTGGCGACCTATCTCAACATCTCCGCGGAAACCTTGAGCAGATTGAAGCATCAGGGAAAAATTTAA
- a CDS encoding C39 family peptidase: MNNVKRISSRVIISIGLFLLAPIGFAESKTINVPLTTQEHSEWCWAGASKAVLNFYKKSPSQCSIVNWAFGINYACGNNNFNWNSQANQPNSMYGGNGSVQDILNAWGVPNTALTNYLSWAHVVSDIGANRPFVMRYGWTNGGGHIMVGRGYETVNGVNYLYIMNPWPGEGMTYGTYNSTVSDYDHQWTHTQRMNISG; this comes from the coding sequence GTGAATAATGTGAAAAGAATCTCCAGCCGCGTGATCATTAGCATCGGCCTTTTTTTGCTGGCGCCAATCGGATTCGCCGAATCAAAAACAATCAATGTCCCGCTGACCACGCAAGAACACAGCGAATGGTGCTGGGCCGGCGCCAGTAAAGCAGTTCTGAATTTCTACAAAAAAAGCCCAAGCCAGTGCAGTATCGTCAACTGGGCGTTTGGCATCAATTACGCCTGCGGCAACAACAATTTCAACTGGAACAGCCAGGCCAATCAGCCCAACAGCATGTATGGCGGAAACGGCAGTGTGCAAGATATTCTCAACGCCTGGGGCGTGCCGAATACTGCCTTGACAAACTATCTGTCATGGGCGCATGTGGTCAGTGACATCGGCGCCAACCGGCCATTTGTCATGCGCTACGGCTGGACCAATGGCGGCGGCCATATCATGGTCGGCCGCGGCTATGAGACCGTGAATGGTGTGAATTACCTCTATATCATGAACCCTTGGCCGGGCGAAGGCATGACGTACGGCACCTACAATTCGACGGTTTCGGACTACGACCATCAATGGACCCATACCCAGCGCATGAACATCAGCGGCTAG
- the frc gene encoding formyl-CoA transferase, with translation MSKALDGVRILDFTHVQSGPTCTQLLAWFGADVIKVERAGEGDATRGQLRDIPGVDSLYFTMLNHNKRSITLDTKNPKGKEVLETLIKECDVLVENFAPGALDRMGFSWERIQELNPRMIVASVKGFGPGKYEDCKVYENVAQCAGGAASTTGFDDGPPMVTGAQIGDSGTGLHLALGIVSALYQRHASGRGQKVLAPMQDAVLNLCRVKLRDQQRLERVGSMQEYPQYPDSKFGEAVPRAGNASGGGQPGSILKCKGWETDPNAYIYFITQGAVWPAVCKVIGEEGWITDDAYATPAARLLHLKPIFARIEQWTMTKTKFEAMDILNQYDIPCGPILSMKEIAEEPSLRETGTIVEVDHPTRGKYLTVGNPIKMSDSPTEVTRSPLLGEHTEEVLAQLGYGKDYIALLREEKVI, from the coding sequence ATGAGCAAAGCACTGGATGGCGTGCGCATTCTTGACTTCACCCATGTCCAGTCAGGGCCGACCTGCACTCAACTGCTGGCCTGGTTCGGCGCCGATGTCATCAAGGTCGAGCGGGCCGGCGAGGGCGACGCGACACGCGGCCAGTTACGCGATATTCCCGGCGTCGATAGTTTGTACTTCACCATGCTCAACCATAACAAGCGTTCCATCACGCTGGATACCAAGAACCCCAAGGGCAAGGAGGTGCTGGAAACCCTGATCAAGGAGTGCGATGTACTGGTAGAGAACTTCGCACCGGGTGCGCTGGATCGGATGGGCTTTAGCTGGGAGCGTATCCAGGAATTGAACCCGCGCATGATCGTTGCCTCGGTCAAGGGCTTCGGCCCCGGCAAGTACGAAGATTGCAAGGTCTATGAGAACGTCGCCCAGTGTGCAGGCGGCGCAGCGTCCACGACAGGTTTCGATGATGGCCCGCCGATGGTCACTGGCGCCCAGATCGGCGATAGCGGCACCGGCCTGCATCTTGCGCTTGGTATTGTCAGCGCTCTGTATCAACGTCATGCCAGTGGCCGTGGCCAGAAAGTGCTGGCGCCGATGCAAGACGCTGTGCTTAACCTGTGCCGCGTCAAGCTGCGCGACCAGCAACGGCTGGAACGTGTCGGCAGCATGCAGGAATATCCGCAATATCCTGACAGTAAATTCGGCGAGGCCGTACCGCGCGCGGGCAATGCTTCCGGCGGCGGCCAGCCCGGATCGATCTTGAAATGCAAAGGCTGGGAAACCGACCCCAATGCTTACATTTATTTCATCACCCAGGGCGCGGTCTGGCCGGCGGTCTGCAAGGTGATCGGCGAGGAGGGCTGGATCACCGATGACGCCTACGCGACGCCAGCGGCGCGGCTGCTGCATCTGAAGCCGATCTTTGCCCGCATCGAACAATGGACCATGACCAAAACCAAGTTCGAGGCGATGGATATCCTGAACCAGTACGATATTCCCTGCGGTCCGATCCTGTCGATGAAGGAAATCGCTGAAGAGCCATCGCTGCGCGAGACAGGCACGATTGTAGAAGTCGATCATCCGACGCGCGGCAAATATCTGACGGTAGGCAACCCGATCAAGATGTCGGACAGCCCGACCGAAGTCACCCGTTCCCCTTTGTTGGGGGAGCATACCGAAGAGGTGCTGGCGCAACTCGGTTATGGCAAGGATTACATCGCGCTGTTGCGCGAAGAGAAAGTCATATAA
- a CDS encoding 2-dehydropantoate 2-reductase, translated as MKIAIVGAGAIGGYVGAKLSLAGEDVTFMVRGANLEAIRRNGMKLIMEDGSEHVAGQVNASDDYRQAGRQDLVILALKAHQLEAVSHELHHLLGPETAIVTMQNGIPYWYFYKTGGTLEGSRLSMVDPSGAIGEKIPPSRVIGCVVYPASELVAPGVVRHFEGERFPLGELDGSHSERVLRISASFTKAGFKAPVLDDIRSEIWLKLWGNLSFNPISALTHATLVDICQFSLTRTLAAALMTEAQTIAHKLGISFRVPLDKRIAGAEKIGKHKTSMLKDVEAGRALEIDALVGSVIELGRLTATPTPQLDTVYALVKLLGKTFEEERGQLQLRRVA; from the coding sequence ATGAAAATCGCAATTGTGGGAGCGGGAGCGATAGGCGGCTATGTCGGCGCCAAATTGTCGCTGGCGGGAGAGGACGTGACCTTCATGGTGCGCGGCGCCAATCTCGAGGCTATTCGTCGCAACGGCATGAAGCTGATCATGGAAGACGGTTCAGAGCACGTCGCCGGCCAGGTCAATGCAAGCGATGATTATCGGCAGGCAGGCCGGCAAGATCTAGTGATACTCGCACTGAAGGCGCATCAACTGGAAGCGGTGAGCCACGAGTTGCACCATCTGTTGGGGCCGGAAACCGCTATCGTCACCATGCAGAACGGTATTCCATATTGGTATTTCTACAAAACCGGCGGCACGCTGGAAGGCAGCCGTTTGAGCATGGTGGACCCGAGCGGTGCGATAGGCGAAAAGATCCCGCCGTCGCGCGTCATCGGTTGCGTGGTATATCCGGCTTCCGAACTGGTCGCGCCTGGCGTGGTGCGCCATTTCGAGGGTGAACGCTTTCCTTTGGGCGAGCTGGACGGTTCTCACAGCGAACGCGTATTGCGCATTTCGGCGTCCTTCACCAAGGCCGGTTTCAAGGCGCCTGTGCTGGATGACATCCGCTCCGAAATCTGGCTCAAGCTGTGGGGCAACCTGAGTTTCAATCCGATCAGCGCCTTGACGCACGCAACCCTGGTTGATATCTGCCAGTTTTCCTTGACGCGCACACTTGCTGCGGCGCTGATGACGGAGGCGCAGACGATTGCACACAAGCTTGGCATCAGTTTCCGCGTGCCTTTGGACAAGCGCATCGCTGGCGCCGAGAAAATCGGCAAGCACAAGACGTCGATGTTGAAAGACGTGGAAGCGGGCAGGGCGCTGGAGATCGATGCGTTGGTGGGATCTGTGATTGAGCTGGGACGCCTGACCGCAACGCCGACGCCGCAGCTGGATACGGTCTACGCGCTGGTGAAGTTGTTGGGAAAGACTTTTGAAGAAGAGCGCGGACAGTTGCAGTTACGGCGGGTGGCATAG
- a CDS encoding fumarylacetoacetate hydrolase family protein gives MIRHWLSFMYQDHIRFGTLEDKRIQLWDGSMFEHPEPSGVYLNAGEVDLLTPTSPSKILALWNNFGALGAKLNLSRPEEPLYLIKSPNSYLKPQGIIRQPASGGKVVFEGELGIVIGKTARQVSQADAEHYIFGYTCANDVTAADVLNRDPSFAQWVRAKGCDTFCPFGPVVASGIDPGTLRVKTILNGELRQDYPVSDMLFSSAQLVSLISHDMTLYAGDVILCGTSVGVGSMKPGSTVEIEIEGIGRLSNRFE, from the coding sequence ATGATAAGGCATTGGCTGAGTTTCATGTATCAGGACCATATCCGCTTTGGCACGCTTGAGGATAAACGCATCCAGCTTTGGGATGGTTCCATGTTTGAACATCCGGAGCCAAGCGGCGTTTATCTGAATGCCGGCGAAGTCGATCTGCTGACGCCGACGTCACCCAGCAAAATCCTGGCGCTATGGAATAACTTCGGCGCGCTGGGCGCCAAGCTGAACCTGTCGCGGCCAGAGGAACCCCTGTACCTGATCAAGTCGCCAAATTCATATCTGAAGCCGCAAGGAATCATTCGCCAGCCCGCGTCCGGAGGCAAGGTGGTGTTTGAAGGCGAACTGGGAATCGTGATCGGCAAGACTGCCAGGCAGGTCTCTCAGGCGGACGCGGAACACTATATTTTTGGCTATACCTGCGCTAACGATGTCACTGCGGCCGACGTCCTCAATCGCGATCCGTCGTTCGCGCAATGGGTGCGCGCCAAAGGCTGCGATACCTTCTGTCCTTTCGGGCCAGTGGTGGCCAGTGGCATTGATCCCGGCACGCTGAGAGTCAAGACCATATTGAATGGTGAGTTGAGGCAGGACTATCCGGTCAGCGACATGCTGTTCTCGTCCGCGCAACTGGTCAGCCTGATATCCCACGACATGACGCTGTACGCCGGCGATGTGATTTTATGCGGCACCTCTGTCGGCGTCGGCTCCATGAAACCAGGCAGCACGGTGGAGATCGAGATTGAAGGCATAGGAAGATTAAGCAATCGCTTTGAATAG
- the frc gene encoding formyl-CoA transferase — protein sequence MSKPLDGIRIIDFTHVQAGPACTQLLAWFGADVIKVERPGSGDVTRSQLRDIPDVDALYFTMLNSNKRSLTLDTKKPEGKLVLEKLIKESDVLVENFGPGALDRMGFSWERINELNPKMIVASVKGFSDGHHYDDLKVYENVAQCAGGAASTTGFWDGPPTVSAAALGDSNTGMHLAIGILTALIGRDKTGKGQRVAVSMQDSVLNLCRVKLRDQQRLDRLGFLEEYPQYPHGTFSDVVPRGGNAGGGGQPGWVLKCKGWQEDPNAYIYFTIQGHAWAPICKAIGKEQWIDDPAYNTPKARQPHITEIFDTIEAWLQDKTKFEAVDILRKFDIPCSPVLTMKELANDPSLRASGTITEVDHKERGKYLTVGSPIKFSDLTPEITGSPLLGEHTDEVLAGLGYSAGQIAELHSAQAV from the coding sequence ATGAGCAAACCACTAGACGGCATTCGTATTATCGATTTCACCCACGTCCAGGCAGGCCCGGCATGCACGCAATTGCTGGCCTGGTTCGGCGCCGACGTGATCAAGGTCGAGCGCCCCGGCTCGGGCGATGTCACCCGTTCCCAGCTGCGCGACATTCCCGATGTGGATGCCCTGTACTTCACTATGTTGAATAGCAACAAGCGTTCGCTGACTCTGGACACCAAAAAGCCGGAAGGCAAACTGGTTCTGGAAAAACTGATCAAGGAATCCGATGTGCTGGTGGAAAATTTCGGCCCGGGAGCGCTGGATCGCATGGGTTTTTCCTGGGAGCGTATCAACGAACTCAATCCGAAGATGATCGTGGCCTCGGTCAAAGGTTTCAGCGACGGCCACCATTACGACGATTTGAAGGTCTACGAAAATGTCGCCCAATGCGCTGGTGGCGCTGCGTCTACTACCGGTTTCTGGGATGGTCCGCCAACTGTCAGCGCAGCCGCTCTGGGCGACAGCAATACCGGCATGCACCTGGCGATCGGCATCCTGACTGCGCTGATTGGCCGCGACAAGACTGGCAAGGGCCAGCGGGTAGCGGTCTCGATGCAGGACAGTGTTCTCAACCTATGCCGCGTCAAGCTGCGCGACCAGCAACGGCTGGATCGCCTCGGTTTCCTGGAAGAATATCCGCAATACCCGCACGGCACCTTCAGCGACGTGGTGCCGCGCGGCGGTAACGCCGGCGGCGGCGGGCAGCCGGGCTGGGTGCTCAAATGCAAAGGCTGGCAGGAAGATCCGAATGCATATATCTATTTCACGATCCAGGGCCATGCCTGGGCGCCGATTTGCAAGGCAATCGGCAAGGAACAGTGGATAGACGATCCGGCCTATAACACGCCGAAGGCGCGCCAGCCGCACATCACTGAAATTTTCGATACGATCGAAGCCTGGTTGCAGGACAAGACCAAGTTTGAAGCCGTCGACATATTGCGCAAATTCGATATCCCTTGCTCTCCGGTGCTGACCATGAAAGAACTGGCGAATGATCCATCACTGCGGGCCAGCGGCACCATCACCGAAGTCGATCACAAGGAGCGCGGCAAATATCTCACCGTCGGCAGTCCGATCAAATTCTCCGACCTGACGCCGGAAATCACCGGTTCGCCGCTGCTGGGCGAACATACCGACGAAGTCTTGGCCGGCCTCGGCTACAGTGCGGGACAGATTGCGGAATTGCATAGTGCGCAGGCGGTCTGA